The Novosphingobium terrae genome segment TGACATAGGGCGCCACCTTGCCAATGGTCATCTGGCGCGTGGTGCCATCCTGCCGGAAATGCACGAGGCTGAACTCATTGGGCGATTGCGCCGCCGTGCCGCCCACCCCGCCAAATTCACTGACGCGATTGTCCTGCGGGTTGAAATAGAAGCGAAAGGCGGGGCGCGAAGCGGCAATCGCCATCTGCGCCGTGGGGCGCGGCACGATCAGCTTCGCCATATGCGGGAACAGCACAGAGCCATTGCCCACGATCTTCACCGCCGCCTGCCCCGTGGGGCGCAACAGGGTGAGTCCATGAGCATCACCGCTGGACCAATAGATGCCCTCGGGCTGACGCGAAGGGGCGGCAGCAGGACGGGTGGAGGCGAACATGCCCCCTGCCGCCGGGCGCGCTTGCGGCGCTGCAGAGGTGCGTACAGCGGGGCCGTCCGGATAAGGCATGGCCTCATCCACCGGGCGCGCCGTGGCGCAGCTTTCCACCATGGCGACGATCACGCCATCGGACAGGCCCGCCTTTTTCAGGCCGACCATCGCTGCTGTCGATGTGTCGTAATGGCAGGGCATCGCGTGGATCTTGGCGATCACCGGCCCGTCGCCCAGCCCGGCGCGGTGCAGGGCGATCACGGCGTCATTGTCGAAGGTTTGCGCGGTCGCCGCAGCGGGCAGCAAAGCCGCCATCATGCCCAGACGCCACGACCATCCCCGCATAGCCTGCCCCCATATTGCTACGAAGGGCAGGCTATCGCGGTTAAGTGGTTCAGGCCAGAGCCTTCTTCACCAGTTCATTGACGATCTGCGGATTGGCCTTGCCGGCCATCGCCTTCATCGTCTGGCCCACGAAGAAGCCGAAAAGCGCTTCCTTGCCGGCCTTGTACTGCTCCACCTTGTCGGCGTTGTTGGCCATGATGGTGGCCACTGCCGCCTCGATGGCGCCGGTGTCGCTGGTCTGCTTGAGGCCCTCGCGCTCGACGATGGTGGCGGCGTCATCGCCGGTCTCGAGCATCTTTTCCAGCACCTGCTTGGCGATGGAGCCCGAAATCGTGCCATTGCCGACCAGCGCCAGCAGCTGACCTGCGCCTTCCGGCGTGATCGGGCTGGAGGCCAGATCCTTGCCCAGCTTGTTCAGCGCCCCGAAGAACTCCGAAAGCAGCCAGTTGGAGGCCTGCTTGGCCACCTCGCCCTCGGGCTTGTTCTGCGCGGTGGCGGTGGCCGCCAGCAGCGCCTCGAACCAGCGGGCGGTGTCGACCTCGGCGGTCAGCACGCCAGCGGCATAGGCCGTCAGGCCCAGAGCGCCTTCGTAGCGGGCGCGCTTGGCGTCGGGCAGTTCGGGCAGCGAGGCGCGGGCCTCTTCCACAAAGGCATCGTCCAGCACCAGCGGCAGCAGGTCGGGATCGGGGAAATAGCGGTAATCATGCGCGTCTTCCTTGCTGCGCATGCTCCGCGTTTCATTGCGATCCGGATCGTAGAGGCGGGTTTCCTGAACGATCTTGCCGCCATCCTCGATGACCGCGACCTGACGCTTGGCTTCCGATTCCACCACGGCCATCACGAAGCGCACCGAGTTGACGTTCTTCGTTTCGGTGCGCGTGCCGAACTCGTCACCGGGGCGGCGCACCGACACGTTCACGTCGGCTCGCATGGAACCCTGATCCATATTGCCGTCGCACGAACCGACATAGCGCAGGATCGAACGCAGCTTGGCGAGGTAAGCCCCAGCCTCGGCAGGCGAGCGCATATCGGGGCGGCTGACGATCTCCATCAGCGCCACGCCCGAACGGTTGAGGTCGACATAGGACATCGTCGGGTGCTGATCATGCATCAGCTTGCCCGCATCCTGCTCGACATGGATGCGCTCGACGCCGATCACCTTCTTGCTGGTCTCGGGGTTCTTTTCGTCCAGCGTGATCTCGATCTCGCCCTCGCCCACGATGGGGTGATAGAGCTGGCTGATCTGATAGCCCTGCGGCAGATCGGCGTAGAAGTAGTTCTTGCGGTCGAACCGGCTCCACTTGTTGATCTGCGCGCCGATGGCGATGCCGGTGCGCACCGCCTGACGGATGCACTCCATATTGGGCACGGGCAGCATGCCGGGCATGGCCGCATCGATCAGCGAGACCTGCGAGTTGGGCTCCGCGCCGAAAGCCGTGGCCGAGCCGGAGAACAGCTTGGCGTTGGAGGTGACCTGCGCATGGACCTCAAGGCCGATCACGACCTCCCATTCGCCCGTTGCGCCCTGAATGCGATAGGTTGATTCAGTCATTGTCCGTCGGTCCACTCTTGGAGCGGCAGAGCAGCGGAATCATCATCCGCGTGTCTGCCGTCCGATCATTCAATGCCTTGCCGCGCTGCCGGACCGAAGCTGGTCCAGACAACGCGCAAAGGCTTACCACCACTTCGTCGGCTTGGCCGAGAACTGCGCGCGTTGCTCAATGGCGAGGCCAGCGTTCAGCACGCCCTGCTCGTCAAACGGACGCCCGATGATCTGCAGACCCAGCGGCAGACCCTGCGAGTCCAGCCCGGCCGGCACGCTCATCGCGGGCAGGCCCGCCAGCGAGGCTGGCACCGAGAACACATCGCCCAGATACATATCGAGCGGATTGGTCTTCTCACCCAGCGCAAAGGCCGAGGTCGGCGCGGTGGGGGCCAGAATCACATCGACCTGCTTGAAGGCTTCCTCGAAGTCGCGCGCGATCAGCGTGCGGACCTTCTGCGCCTGCGTGTAATAGGCGTCATAGAAGCCCGCCGACAGCACATAGGTGCCGATCAGGATGCGGCGCTTGACCTCGTCACCGAAACCGGCGGCGCGGGTGGCGGCATACATCTCCTGAAGGTTGGCGCCATCGGGCAGGTCGCGCAGGCCGTAACGCACGCCATCATAGCGCGCGAGGTTCGAGGAAGCCTCGGCAGGCGCGATGATGTAGTAGGTCGCCAGAGCGTATTTGGAATGCGGCAGCGAGATGTCCACCACCTCGGCTCCGGCATCCTTCAGCCAGGCGATGCCCTCGTCCCAGCTCTTGGCGACTTCGGCATTCAGGCCTTCCAGACGATATTCGCGGGGAATACCGACCTTCTTGCCCTTCAGATCGCCCGAGAGCGCCGCTTCCCAGTTAGGCACGGGCATATCGAGGCTGGTGGCATCCTTGGCGTCGAAACCGGCCATGGCTTCCAGCATCACGGCGCAATCCTGCACCGTATGCGCCATCGGCCCGGCCTGATCGAGCGAGGAGGCGAAAGCCACAATGCCCCAGCGCGAGCAACGGCCATAGGTCGGCTTGATGCCCGAAATGCCGGTGAAGGCCGCAGGCTGGCGGATCGAGCCGCCGGTGTCGGTGCCGGTCGCGGCAGGCACGATGCGCGCCGCCACAGCCGCCGAAGACCCGCCCGAGGAACCGCCGGGGGCCAGAGCCGCCGTGTCATTCGGACGACGCCAAGGCGAGGTCACCTTGCCATAGGCACTGCTTTCGTTCGACGAGCCCATCGCGAACTGGTCGAGGTTCAGCTTGCCCAGCAGGCCCGCGCCCGCATCCCACAGCTTCTGGCTGACGGTCGATTCATACTCGGGCTTGAAGCCTTCGAGGATCTTCGAGGCCGCGGTGGTCTGCACGCCCTTGGTGGCGAACAGGTCCTTCATGCCGATGGGCACGCCCGCAAGCTTGCCCAGCGGCTTGCCAGCAGCGCGGTCGGCATCGACCTTGGCGGCGGCCTGCAAAGCGGCCTCCGGCGTGGTCACGATGAAGGCGTTCAAAGCCTCCTGCGCCTCGGCCACGGCGCCGTTGAAGGCGGTGGCCACTTCGGTGGCGGTGAAGTCGCCACCGGCCACGCCATCGCGGATGCCGGTGAGCGTCAGATCGGTCAAGTTCGTCATTATTCGATCACCTTGGGCACGCCGAAGAAGCCATGTTCGGCAGCCGGAGCATTGGCCAGCACCGCATCGCGAATGCCGCCGCCGGTCAGCGGATCGGCGTTCACAATGTCTTCGCGCAGGCGCAGATGGTTGGGAATCACGGCGGTCATCGGCTCGACGCCGGTCACATCGACCTCGCCCAATTGCTCGACCCAGTCGAGGATGCCGTTCAATTCGGGCACCATGGCCTCCAGATCGCCCGGAGTCACCTTGATGCGGGCCAGCGAGGCGATTTTCGCCACGGTCGCGGTATCAACCGACATAGATCAAACCTTTAACAAACAGAAGGCCGGGCCATGGACCCGGCCTTCGCAAATCTGCCTCGGAGCTAGCACCCAAGCCGCGCCTCATCAAGCAAGGCACGACAGGTATAGCCCGGCAAAACTTACTGCGGAGCGCCGTCCGGACCGGCAGGGGCACCGGCGTCAGGACCTTGCGGCGCGCCTTGAGGAGCACCCTGTGCGCCCTGTGCGCCCTGAGCACCCTTGCCCGCCGCCTGCTGGCGCATGATCTGCTCCATCATGCGCTGCTGGGCTTCCAGCTCGGCACGGTTGGCGAATTGCAGCACCTCGATCTCGAAGGTCAGGTCGCTGTTCGCGGGGATCGGGCCCTGCGCATGGTCGCCATAGGCCAGCTTGGCGGGGATATGGACGAGATACTTGCCGCCCGCCTGGGTCTGGGCCAGCGCCTTGGCGAAGCCGGGGATCACGCCCTGCATCTGGGCGGGCACGCGCTGCGCCTGATCGAAGACCGTGCCGTTCGACAGCTTGCCGACATAGTTGATGAGGATCACGTCAGCCGGAGTCGGGCTGCCGCCCGAACCGGCGCGCAGGGTCTGCACATCGACCAGCTGCGGACGCACCGCCGCCGCCACGCCGCCACCCAGCGCCACCGCGACGATCGCGGCCAGCCACAGCTTCGACTTCGAGCCCTTGGCCAGCGGCTGGAGGGGAACGCGGGTGATCTCGGTCATCGTGCCATCCTGATCTGTTGCGCCGGGCAACGGGGCCCAGACGCCGGAAATTTCGCCGCCCCTCATGGCTCAAGCCGCCCGCAGGAGCAAGCCCCGCACGCAGCCTATAGCACCAAAGAATCGGGGGCGCTTTTGTGGTCGCATCGTTTTTGCGAAAAACCGGTTCCCACTTTTTCGCACGAT includes the following:
- the gatB gene encoding Asp-tRNA(Asn)/Glu-tRNA(Gln) amidotransferase subunit GatB, producing the protein MTESTYRIQGATGEWEVVIGLEVHAQVTSNAKLFSGSATAFGAEPNSQVSLIDAAMPGMLPVPNMECIRQAVRTGIAIGAQINKWSRFDRKNYFYADLPQGYQISQLYHPIVGEGEIEITLDEKNPETSKKVIGVERIHVEQDAGKLMHDQHPTMSYVDLNRSGVALMEIVSRPDMRSPAEAGAYLAKLRSILRYVGSCDGNMDQGSMRADVNVSVRRPGDEFGTRTETKNVNSVRFVMAVVESEAKRQVAVIEDGGKIVQETRLYDPDRNETRSMRSKEDAHDYRYFPDPDLLPLVLDDAFVEEARASLPELPDAKRARYEGALGLTAYAAGVLTAEVDTARWFEALLAATATAQNKPEGEVAKQASNWLLSEFFGALNKLGKDLASSPITPEGAGQLLALVGNGTISGSIAKQVLEKMLETGDDAATIVEREGLKQTSDTGAIEAAVATIMANNADKVEQYKAGKEALFGFFVGQTMKAMAGKANPQIVNELVKKALA
- the gatA gene encoding Asp-tRNA(Asn)/Glu-tRNA(Gln) amidotransferase subunit GatA, coding for MTNLTDLTLTGIRDGVAGGDFTATEVATAFNGAVAEAQEALNAFIVTTPEAALQAAAKVDADRAAGKPLGKLAGVPIGMKDLFATKGVQTTAASKILEGFKPEYESTVSQKLWDAGAGLLGKLNLDQFAMGSSNESSAYGKVTSPWRRPNDTAALAPGGSSGGSSAAVAARIVPAATGTDTGGSIRQPAAFTGISGIKPTYGRCSRWGIVAFASSLDQAGPMAHTVQDCAVMLEAMAGFDAKDATSLDMPVPNWEAALSGDLKGKKVGIPREYRLEGLNAEVAKSWDEGIAWLKDAGAEVVDISLPHSKYALATYYIIAPAEASSNLARYDGVRYGLRDLPDGANLQEMYAATRAAGFGDEVKRRILIGTYVLSAGFYDAYYTQAQKVRTLIARDFEEAFKQVDVILAPTAPTSAFALGEKTNPLDMYLGDVFSVPASLAGLPAMSVPAGLDSQGLPLGLQIIGRPFDEQGVLNAGLAIEQRAQFSAKPTKWW
- the gatC gene encoding Asp-tRNA(Asn)/Glu-tRNA(Gln) amidotransferase subunit GatC — translated: MSVDTATVAKIASLARIKVTPGDLEAMVPELNGILDWVEQLGEVDVTGVEPMTAVIPNHLRLREDIVNADPLTGGGIRDAVLANAPAAEHGFFGVPKVIE
- a CDS encoding FKBP-type peptidyl-prolyl cis-trans isomerase; protein product: MTEITRVPLQPLAKGSKSKLWLAAIVAVALGGGVAAAVRPQLVDVQTLRAGSGGSPTPADVILINYVGKLSNGTVFDQAQRVPAQMQGVIPGFAKALAQTQAGGKYLVHIPAKLAYGDHAQGPIPANSDLTFEIEVLQFANRAELEAQQRMMEQIMRQQAAGKGAQGAQGAQGAPQGAPQGPDAGAPAGPDGAPQ